aaaaccagagagaAACATCTGTCCGGTGACAAAGCAAATACTGCATGTGACAAGTCGTTATTATCACctgcagcatggtcaagcaagttaacgTTTTCAACactaaacaactactgatttagaaccatggagTTACAGCAAGTCAtcacaaagacaacaggagccCTGCCTCCGCTAtaccagcaccatttcaacttaaacTGCTTCAAGTTAGCGTTCTAAAGCATTTTTCAACTGTGGACACCATGTTGTCATATTTTATGCTGTCTGTCAACTTTGCCATCCTCGAGGCTATTAAGTGATGGGCATCAACGTGTCTTCTGTGATTACAGCTCAGCTTTTCTGTTGCTGAACATGTAACATCCAATTTACACAGGCATTCTTTCAATCCGTAGAGTTTTCAAGTCGTGGTTTCTGACAAATCCCTGAAAATCCCAGATCTTTCACGTACCATTGTAATGTTCCTACAGTCTAGTATCACAAGTCTGTCCTACTATCTGCGACGACAAGCAGAAGGGTATGTGAAACACCCCACCCATCCTCGGTCTTTATGAAATGAGAATGAATCGAATTGGTTTTCCCCCACACATGTTCAAATAAAGTTTTAGTATATTGAGATCGGACTGCCTTCTTAGTGGTTTTTCCACCACACTGTAAATTAGTCCTCAGATGTCAATGATAACATCTGCATACAGAGGTAGCCTACTTGTTATCAACATAGTCTGCATGCCCATAGTGAACcttctaaaatagattttgggcACTATATATGCCTACTCATAATGCGACAATCAACAAGGCACACAACTGTAGAATCTGTTCACATTGTTGTTCAATTATTTTGTTGATACAGTGTAGATGGAGTGCGATGAAGTAATATGTTTGGCATTTAGTTACACAGTTGCAGTTCAATTGCAGTAACTACCACACCACCCTTTCTCACAGTTTTGCTACTTTAAAAACTGATTGGTAACTTATTCATTAATCAGTGACAAGTAAAGCGTCTGAATAGTTCTGATGCTAACAATAAGCTTATTTTCAGACAGAGATAATACATTTGaatggaggaagggatagaggcaTAGATCGGTTACCTAACTGAACCTGGAAAACAACAGATGATTATTGCCTTACGCAAACTGTAAGTGATCCGAGAATAACTCAgattacaggtgtgtgtgtgtgtgtgtgtgtgtgtgtgtgtgtgtgtgtgtgtgtgtgtgtgtgtgtgtgtgtgtgtgtgtgtgtgcgtgcgtgcgtgcgtgtgtgtgtgtgtctgtgtgtgtgtgtgtgtgtgtgtgtgtgtgtgtgtgtgtgtgtgtctgtgtgtgtgtgtgcactgtagctttggttgtgctgtgctgtggtgcCTGCATACAGAGCATGCATATCGCTTTTGTTAATGAGAATTGGTGTCACGATAAGTTATATTTCTTATTATATAGGGCGGGTAAGGTCATGTGTTTATGTCCACATTTCCTTCCTAGGGGTACCCAGGGACTATCCTGGGTGTGACACAGTGCAAGTATCCTGGAGGCATTTAATGACTGTCCTGGAGGCATTTAGTGACTATCCTGGAGGCATTTAGTGACTATCCTGGAGGCATTTAGTGACTATCCTGGAGGCATTTAATGACTATCCTGGAGGCATTTAGTGACTATCCTGGAGGCATTTAATGACTATCCTGGAGACATTTAGTGACTATCCTGGAGGCATTTAGTGACTATCCTGGAGGCATTTAGTGACTATCCTGGAGGCATTTAATGACTATCCTGGAGACATTTAGTGACTATCCTGGAGGCATTTAGTGACTATCCTGGAGGCATTTAGTGACTATCCTGGAGGCATTTAGTGACTATCCTGGAGGCATTTAATGACTATCCTGGAGACATTTAGTGACTATCCTGGAGGCATTTAGTGACTATCCTGGAGGCATTTAGTGACTATCCTGGAGGCATTTAGTGACTATCCTGGAGGCATTTAATGACTATCCTGGAGACATTTAGTGACTATCCTGGAGGCACATAGTGACTATCCTGGAGGCACTTAGTGACTATCCTGGAGGCATTTAGTGACTGTCCTGGAGGCATTTAATGACTATCCTGGAGGCATTTAGTGACTATCCTGGAGGCATTTAGTGACTATCCTGGAGGCACTTAGTGACTATCCTGGGGGGGCATTTAATGACTATCCTGGGGGGCATTTAGTGACTAGCCTCGAGGTGACAGAAAGGCATTTTGTGGCAACAGGCAACTTGGTCCGGTCCAAGGTCTTTTTCGGTGTTGTCCTCAGACACTCTTTACATGGCCAGTCAGTGCTACCACACTCACCCTGCAAAACCCTGGAGGCTCACATCCACAGGGGAAAGACAGGGATATACATAGATTAGAGGGGGGGATGTTGTGTGTATTGTCTTTTGTATACAGTGACTGTACATGATTGGGGCTACTGGTGTGACTATATTTTAGTAATATTGTCAGTGTGACGAGTAAAgttcactcttagaaaaaagggttccaaaagggttctgcggTTGTCCCCATAGAGAACCCTTATTGGTTACATGTATAGCTCTTtgtggttccatgtagaaccctttgtggaacgggttctacctggaacccaaaaggcttCTACTTGGAAACAAATggggttcttcaaaaggttattCTATGGGTACAGCCAAAGAACCCgtttggttctagatagcacctttttttgtgGTGTCTTTGCCATATGCATGTTCCTAGCCAATCCTTGTAGATCTAGAGCCATGGGGTTTGGGGTCGGTTTGGAAGTAGGCCTTGgggtttgaaagtaggccttgggGTTTGGGGTGGATTTGGAAGTAGGCCTTGGGGTTTGGAAGTAGGCCTTGGGGTTTGGGGTGGGTTTGGAAGTAGGCCTTGGGGTTTGGGGTGGGTTTGGAAGTAGGCCTTGGGGTTTGGGGTCGGTTTGGAAGTAGGCCTTGgggtttgaaagtaggccttgggGTTTGGGGTGGGTTTGGAAGTAGGCCTTGGGGTTTGGAAGTAGGCCTTGGGGTTTGGGGTGGGTTTGGAAGTAGGCCTTGGGGTTTGGGGTGGGTTTGGAAGTAGGCCTTGGGGTTTGGGGTGGGTTTGGAAGTAGGCCTTGGGGTTTGGGGTGGGTTTGGAAGTAGGCCTTGGGGTTTGGTAGTGGGTTTGGAAGTAGGCCTTGGGGTTTGGGGTGGGTTTGGAAGTAGGCCTTGGGGTTTGGTGTGGGTTTGGAAGTAGGCCTTGGGGTTTGGGGTGGGTTTGGAAGTAGGCCTTGGGGTTTGGGGTGGGTTTGGAAGTAGGCCTTGGGGTTTGGGGTGGGTTTGGAAGTAGGCCTTGGGGTTTGGGGTCGGTTTGGAAGTAGGCCTTGGGGTTTGGGGTGGGTTTGGAAGTAGGCCTTGGGGTTTGGGGTCGGTTTGGAAGTAGGCCTTGGGGTTTGGTGTGGGTTTGGAAGTAGGTCTTGGGGTTTGGTGTGGGTTTGGAAGTAGGCCTTGGGGTTTGGGGTGGGTTTGGAAGTAGGCCTTGGGGTTTGGGGTTTGGGGTGGAAGTAGGCCTTGGGGTTTGGGGTGGGTTTGGAAGTAGGCCTTGGGGTTTGGGGTCGGTTTGGAAGTAGGCCTTGGGGTTTGGGGTGGGTTTGGAAGTAGGCCTTGGGGTTTGGGGTGGGTTTGGATGTAGGCCTTGGGGTTTGGTGTGGGTTTGGAAGTAGGTCTTGGGGTTTGGGGTGGGTTTGGAAGTAGGCTTTGGGGTTTGGGGTGGGTTTGGAAGTAGGCCTTGGGGTTTGGTGTGGGTTTGGAAGTAGGCCTTGGGGTTTGGTTTGGGTTTGGAAGTAGGCCT
This window of the Oncorhynchus clarkii lewisi isolate Uvic-CL-2024 chromosome 16, UVic_Ocla_1.0, whole genome shotgun sequence genome carries:
- the LOC139367831 gene encoding uncharacterized protein, whose amino-acid sequence is MLRRWPTSKPTPNPKAYFQTHPKPQGLLPNPKAYFQTHPKPQGLLPNPPQTPRPTSKPTTKPQGLLPNPKAYFQTPRPTSKPTPNPKAYFQTHPKPQDLLPNPPQTPRPTSKPTTKPQGLLPNPHQTPRPTSKPTPNPKAYFQTHPKPQGLLPNPLPNPKAYFQTHTKPQGLLPNPPQTPRPTSKPTPNPKAYFQTHYQTPRPTSKPTPNPKAYFQTHTKPQGLLPNPPQTPRPTSKPTPNPKAYFQTQTKPQGLLPNPHQTPRPTSKPTPNPKAYFQTHPKPQDLLPNPHQTPRPTSKPTPNPKAYFQTHPKPQGLLPNRPQTPRPTSKPTPNPKAYFHPKPQTPRPTSKPTPNPKAYFQTHTKPQDLLPNPHQTPRPTSKPTPNPKAYFQTHPKPQGLLPNRPQTPRPTSKPTPNPKAYFQTHPKPQGLLPNPPQTPRPTSKPTPNPKAYFQTHPKPQGLLPNPLPNPKAYFQTHPKPQGLLPNPPQTPRPTSKPTPNPKAYFQTHPKPQGLLPNPKAYFQTHPKPQGLLSNPKAYFQTDPKPQGLLPNPPQTPRPTSKPTPNPKAYFQTPRPTSKSTPNPKAYFQTPRPTSKPTPNPMALDLQGLARNMHMAKTPQKKVLSRTKRVLWLYP